The stretch of DNA GTTATTCCCTTTTCTCGTTTGAATCGTGGATCGTTCGTCGCACTAGATTAATCACGATCACACGGTCCTCCTTACGAGCTATAATTTGATAGAAACGTTTCGGTGGTCGTACGAAAGTTGTGCAAAATGGCTGATCACAACACGCGATCACAAAATCGAATACTAAAGCACTAAGTTTCACGGTCGAACCTCGCTAAATAAAATATACCTCTACGTATCGAAATTACAATTAATTACAGTTGTTTAATTACAATAATTACATAATCATAATTTACACGCAAACCAAGAGAAACAGAAACTCGTTCGGGTCCCTCGTTAGTCTCGAAAAAAGTCCTTAAAAATCAACGGCGATCAACAAGATTAGTGCAACGTAGACACGAGAAAATTATACTTGCAATTTGACAGCTACTCGGAATAGCataatttcaaataataaattcatttacaTCTGTGCAAATTATTCCATAAACAATGATGCTTTTACTCTTATTGGAAACGATCAGAGAAGTAGCAAGTAGAAAGAATCACAATACCAAACAATCAATTGatgtagaacattttcattttacataaaaacaccttcagtctaataattattcgTACACAAACAACAGTCAAAGAAACTGTTATCCGAGTCGCCGACACTCGACAAACTCGTAAATAAACCTTATTTTTCCACGTCCACATTGAACAATCTCTCGATCGCGagtttctataaaataatttgtccTTTGGTCATTTAGGCCGTCACCTCGCTGGATGAACACTTCTCGAACATCGCGTCGAGGACCTGGGTGAACTTCAGGTGTCTCTCTTCAGGTGCCACGGCGGCTCCTCGACTCCCCCATAGGAATTTTATATGGAATTCGGTCCGGAACGCGTCCGAAAGTAGCTCGTCGCTCCTGGATCCTTCTAAAGCGATTTCCGCATTTCTGCGAAACAGTGGCAGATTTTCGGCCATTTTTCTGGCCGTTTCCAAGTGCGACCAGACTATCGACAGGCCGCAATCTGGCGCTGAATTCTCCCATGGTGACAAGATGGCCGCTGTTAGGCTCGAGGGCGCAGCTGTTCCTACAGAAATTATTTAATCACGTTAATACTCTTAACAAATAGCAAAGCATTGCTTAAAATACGATTTTCCCGCGTCGATCGTAGGACATGAGAGTGACATTTTTGGAAGCATACCTAGCACATCTTCAGGTCCGCGTTCCCCCAGCAACGCAATAGGCAGCAAATGGGGCAGAGTAGTATTGGGAGCTTGAGGATTGGTGCACTCGTTCATCGCTCTTAAAGTAGGCCTCAGCTTCGCCTCGAAGCTGAAAGCTTCGTCCGTGTGTTTCTGCCTCAGCAGGTGCCAAGTATTCGCGAGCCTCTGGATCTGTGGTAGACATAGACCCAGCATCACGCCGCAGAACCCATACAAATTTCCCAGAGCAGTCTTAGTGTCGATGGCCACCTTGATCCACTTGCTGATGGTGGCAGCTCTTTCGATCGCCGTTGCTCCAGCAAGCACTGTGACTGCGACAAGCAGCTTCAAGCACTCGGACCTCTCTATCAGATCCACCCTAGCCTGTCTACCATGCGGCAAGGTAGCCAACTCGATGCCACTTAATCCATTCCTATTCCCAGACCCAGGTTGCAACGCCAGTTCCAGATCGATCTTCGTTAAATGAGAGGCCAGGACCCTGGGAGCGGAATCGTGCAGCATTCCCGAGACTCCTCTCAGAGCTGTAGGGTCCAGAGGTCTATGATCTCCGGTAGGTAACAGTAAAGTAGAGAACCCTTCAATGTCCAGCGCCGTGGTGATCTCTAAAGAAGGCGCAGCGACGACCAACTGCTCTTCTGCAGATAATTCATACTCGTTCCCATTATTGCCATTCATTCCGTCGCTGGCATGGTAGTGGCTCCTGATCACCACCCCTTTGATAGGAACCGAACCAGAAGGATTGCTGGTGCCTCCGGAGTTGTTGGTTTCGAACTCGCTGTCCCCAGAACCGTTACCACTGTCGCTGCCCGACGCCTGGTATCcttgatgatgatgatggtggtgATGGTGATGATGGTGACCGTGATGCTGATGATTCGGAACGTAAGGTATCCTGGGAGGCTTCGGTGGAGCTGTTCCCAGCGAGTTCTGGTGATTCAAACTCGGTGGCTGAAGCGGgggttgctgttgctgttgcaaAGCCGGATCGGAGATCACCCTGGTGATCTTCTGACGACCCAGGGACAAGGAACAAGATGGCGGCTGGCTCTGAATAGGTGGGACTCTAGGTAAAGTACTCGACTGAACTGGAACATGAGGCGCTGGTTGCTGATTCGCTGCCTGACGACCATCATGCTGGTCCGAAGGGTGGTGTTGAGCAGTTAGAGAATGACTTCGCTGCTGCTTCCGAGGCAGACGGGGTGGAGAGCCGGTTGATAGGGATGACGACGAGGGACTGGAACAGTGCTGACTGTTTGTTGGTGCCGCGACGCAGGTCAAGGGTACTGATCTCGGCTTTGGTGTGATGATCCGAGCACCACTCGCCTGGCTGATGGGCCTTCCGCTGCCCACGTAGAAAGTTATCAAGTCGGCCACCGTGTCAAATGCCTCGTCCTCGAACTGGTACTGGGCTCTTTCGTACACTGTCTCTGGCTGGATGACCACCTATTCATTTAGAAGATCGTTAGATTTGTTTCTCATACGTTCATCGTTGCTAGTGTCTATCTAGATGTCAATAAGTTTATTAGAATTGTTCTTCATAGGTTCATTGCCGCTAGTGTTTGTCTACATTATGATCCTATACTTTCACATCCAGTGTAAGGTTTCAGTACGAAGTCAGTGTGAGAATAAAGGGATACCTACCCTGTTAATGACGAAGTGAAGAGGCTGACCCTTCCACCGGACAGTGAGCACATAGTTTCCGGGCTGCGAGGCACAGTCTCGCACCAAAAAGTCACCATCGTTCGGCACTTCCGTTTCCGCACCCTTCCGGCCACCCCGCAACGTGCTCCCATGGTACCAAGCGTGCGATCTCAGATCTCTAGGATCCAGAAGACGAAGTTCCCGCTCCAAGAGTTTGCGCGTCGACTCTTCGGGCGGCTCCTAAATTAGACATCCGAGAACGGCAATCTTAAACTACGGAACTACGATGCGCGCTAGAAATTAGCGGGTCGAAATGTGAATGCGTGGCTCCATTAACATTTTCAGCgatcattatttctttatttcgtgTAAAAATTAGGAAAACAGATGGTTCACTAGTTAATGTTTCTGCGATCGAAGGTGTTCAGTATTAATTTGAAACCCAGAAAGATTAATACAATCAAATTGAATGTAGGGTTCATAAATATTAAcccttgaaatttatttttaattggatAAAGACATTGTGCAAACAACAGTTGTACCTACAGTGAATTCTTCataaagaattttgaaatatcCTATATTAAATACATGGAAGTTCAATGAATTTCTGTGAAATGTTTGAATGCTTTAAAGATGAAATATGTAAGTCATGTCATACGTGCATTTGATCTCGATCGATCCGGACTGCGATTTTAATTGAACGTTTCGCGATCGTTTCGTACGCCTCGGAGACAGTCGCACGGATCAATGAAGAAGTGTCTCGACTCAGCGAGACCACGAAATTGGCTTAACAAGAACAGCCTTGAGTGGTTCGTCCATAAAGAGATCATCGGCACGCTCTCGTGTGCGGGACTTATCACTGCGACTTAGCGTGTCACGCGTGAAAGTCGGCTCGCCGAGACGATGACCGCGTATGAACGATCCAATTATGATGACAGTAAAGTATTCGGTCGACGAATTCTGCCGATAGGTTCATAAATACCACGATGTCTTTACGCGGCGTCTCACAAACGCTCGAGCTATCTTTACCACATTTTGAAGAAGATATTTCCAAGTTTTTTTTACAGTAAAATCAAAAGCTGAACTAAGACTTTAGTAAGactcaaaatataaaaattattctcaACCCCTCCTAAGCGGAACTGCTTTCAATTTTCGACATTCTTACAATTCTAAGTCATGGTTACAAACATAATCACCAATTCTCAGCAGTAAAATTGAAAGCTGCACCAAGATACCTAATTAAAAACTACTCAGCTTCCAAAGATTTTCATTTTTGAATCTTCCCAACCCCCTCTAAACCGAGATATCTTCAATTGTAGACACCCTATTATTTCTATATCTTAAAATCATTGTTAAAAACATATTCACCAATTCTCAGCTGTGAAATTGAAAGCTTCACTACGAAATCTAACTAAAAACAACTCAACCTCCACAAATTCCCACTGACAAATCATGTCAAACCCTTCCAAGGGGTGTTGTCTGCACACAGCTCGCCATTATAGCTACTAACTACTGAACCACCGTGTATCGTACATTCCAAATGAAGTTCGAAAACTGGGACGGAACATTAACGAAGAAGAGgcctttaaaaatgaaaaagactGCACTCACCATTGGTAAATTCGAGTAGTCGCCGCTGTCAACCCTTTTCCCAGCAGACTCGCCGGAGCCGGAGTTCTGGTCCTCGCTTCTGGCCACCTCGGTCTCTTCGTCGGCTTTCACCTCCGACGACCTGCGCCGAAAAAGTGACCTATTCACTATGCCACCATCACATCTCGTCTCCGGATCCAAAGATTTTTGTCAGCACTGTGGAAAATCGTGTCGGACACACGGGAAATCGGATAGGGTTTGGCCACACCGGCTCTCGGGCCGAGCGCGCGCACCCCACTGAACTATGTGCATGGAAACCCACGACATGGCCAGGGCCGTATTTTTGGAGGACCTCGGAggcgcccccctcgtggggtatTAATAGTACGGGGGCCACCGGTTTGATCCCTGTGCCAAGCAAAATATTTCCCCTCCATCTTTGGTGCACATTTTCTAATCCGAAACGGTCCTGCATCAATACCTTTCATTTTCTGATCGATTTGCCGGCGATTGTTGctggactgtgaatttttatacagAATAGAAACTATCTGACTTCATTGCTAGATACAGGGCCGCGTGTTctcttcttaataattttaaggggttggaaataattatttataaataactgAAATATGTTTGCTGTTCTACGTTTGATCTACACTCGCAGTctatctttatgcagaataacaattttctCAAGTTCTTCTAATATCGTTTGGGGTAGATTTTGTGGTAGTTTAATACGTCAATTTAATTTAACAACACTGAAACTAGAAAGTTAAGATTGATAACTGTGGATGCTATGCCTTTAACCCTTTCACCCTTGTACATATTAAAAATCCTAATCAAATTCAAACTACTCGAATACATCACGATGAGAATACATTTGAGAGCCTGGTCAAAGATCTGAATCATAGTAAATAATTAATGCATCAATCTGGAGATGCTAATGCATTATTAATGTCGATGTCcgtaaaatttaattattactaTACATAGTGTATGTCACATACTGTACAGACTGTTCGTCCATCATTTCCATAAAATGTCCATAAAATGGAGGAGTTTGATGAAACTCTTTACTGAAACGGCCCTGAATAAATCATCTGCATTTCTTGCAATACAAAAATGCAGCATACTTTATTAAAGATCACACTCAGGGAAGATAGTATCAGAAATTCTGAATAATGTATGAGAATTTCCAACCCAGTTTCCAGTGCGAGACAAAAGTGAATAAGTATGCATTTAACCTCGTTACCGTTCGAAGATTTGAATGCATGGTACCGTAGCAGTGAACGATGCTTTTGTATTGCATATTTCCTCGAAACATCGTGTACACTTTGCATGTGTGTGCGTGTCGCATATACGATTATATCCGAAGCTCCCAATTGTCTTCCTATTGAAATGGAAATAGCCTTTTGTCCTTTGTTGAAATGATTATGGAAACAATGTTTGGCGTATCTGCAATCAAAGAGTGCGTTCGGCAAAAGAATATTGGCTCTCCAATCGGAGATATTCAAGATAAATTTGCTCTCTGATAGCCATCAATTATTCAACAATCTATACAAAATGTTCAACTATTCTTTCTCATAATATAAAACAAGAAAGCCGAAGCATTGCAAATACTAAGCTTGCCACGGACAAATAGTTTAAACGGGATTTTATTACATAATTACCGGAACTGTAAAAATGTATTCATGAAAAATGATGGAAATCTAAGTAAattcaacattttcatttttatgaatCTTTAGATATTCTTAAGCCACGAGTTTTCTATGAAGATGACTTCAAATTAAGAACTAAAAAATTCTTCGCTTGGTCTCTTGTTATTATCTATAAATTGGATATGCAGTTCCCAAAAGAATGTAAATTTTATTCCTTGAGTTACCATAATCTGTTTAGTAACTACAGACTCTGTTAAGAAGGGGTTGTTACCGTTCTTTCATTTTACCCTTTTCAttagaataatttttgtaatagttAAGAATTCCGTTAAAAAGGGGTCGTTGATCCTTTTTGATACTTGACTATTATACTCCTCTTCATCTCTTGCtgttagaaatttaaaaaaattttacacTTTCCACTGGCCTAATTTCTTACTAATTGAAGATCATGCTAAGAAGGGGTTGCTAAATTTTCCTGATAGTCCCGGTGCTTGGTTACGTTTCAAGATTTGAGTGATTCGTTTATGTAGGCTGGAAAAATTTTCATTCTCAGCGAACGTGTACGTCAAAGTGCATCGAACCTCGGATGCACTTCGTACGTCACTGCAACGCACCCGTCTCTCACCCACGCCTGCGTTCTGTCCGTTCTCGAGTGGCGTCGAGTTGACACCGTCGATTCGATCGCGCGGCGAAAGATTATTCCGATTTTTTCCCGAACGGCGACAGCCTGCCAGGGCTAGGTTTCTTATCAGCCGGCGGTTAGGTTTAGTCGATAGTAGCCAGGGGGGTCGGACGGGGGTTATTGATCTGTTTGTGaaaagagggggagggggcgcgAAGGGTGCCGACGCGCCTGCGTCGGACAAAAGCGTTCGATAAGGGTCTAGGAACCCATAAAACGCATCTGTGCTCTTGTTTTGTTCCTGCTGTTTGAGGAAGTTGAACAACCTGAAGCGTACGAATGATCAAAGGCCAGGAAACGATCCTTGAGCAAGGGTTTAGTCTAATCAGCACAGCGAGAGCTCGAAATTAATAGGTTTTCAAATGCTTCCGGGAGTAGTCCCCGGATCAATGATGTCGAATTCCTTTTTTATCAAGAATGTTGAATATCGGCTATATTGTATCTTTACAAAATCGATTATTCAAGGATTTTTTTGAGATATTAAAGACATTTTTGTTGGGGAAAATCTGCAAAATGtgcaggaaataaaaattgaatttccttTTACGGTGACACGAAAAACTGTTCGTATTTCGTTTGTGACAGGACGAGAATAATAATTATAGGAAAACGAATAATCCGGACTGCACCAAGAATGCAGCAAACGCAAGCTGCAGTTCCGTGAGAGGCAGTAGGAAGCAATTTTCTGGGAGTCGGCGTTATAAATAGGAACAGTAAGGGTACAGACGCAAGCGGATAGAACAGAATTCGTAGAAGTGAACCGCACGTCTTATCATCCTGGTGTCTCTAATGTCACTGTAACTGGATCTCGCGTGCCGACTTGCAGATTGCAGACTGTATCTGCATCAACGACTCCGCGATGACTGTCCCCTCGAGCTACCCTAATCGCGTTGCGTGAATAACGCGCCTCGGCCCCCTCCAAATTCGAACATGGGGAGTccgtgaaatattaaaattaacggGGCTGAGTAACACTCTCGTCTTACCGTACCATTTTGCAATCGATGCTGGAATTTTATTACCacttgtatattttttttcgtGGCTCAGAAATAGAGACAGACATTGTCGAGACGGGAGTTATTGGCATAATTCGATCCACGCGATCAATGATAGGACTGTCCTTTCGAAGCCTAAGGACGATAAGATTACAGCGCGTTGCAAATGTGCAGATGCGCGGGTGTTTGCCTTGCATGACGTTCTCGATCGATCGACGCTGATGCATCGAACAGGAATCGCGTCAGCGTTCTGCCGATATCGataaaaattttcattgaacaATTACATAAATCATACCTCGCAAATATTTGCCTTGCTGACTTAATACTCCATCGATCTTCTTACGTCGTGCTTCAACGTACACGTCGGCCATTTTGCTCGTAATAACGGTTTAAACTTCTTATTTGATTGTACAATATTTACGGCATTTAATCGAGCAATTTGTTTAGACATTTACTTGGAAAATCGAATAATTGAACGAACtatataaagaaatatttggtTAATTTCTTATTGAAGAATTTGCAGGAGTTTACACGAGTTTACAAATTTGAAAGCAACCAATTCAATATTTTCATAAAGACCTAGATATGCCAGAAGATATTACCGTTGTAGACACTAacaatttctcattttattaaacaatttatttcggTGCTTAGACAATCAAACAATTCAACTAAATATTAATTAGACTTATCGTTATGCTAGATATTGAGGTAACGGTCATGCTGACTGGTGACCAGACCAGTGACAAGGGCCTGCACGATGTGTCCGACAGATTCTCGAAGGGATTACGAAAGAGGTACAAGGTTTACAGTTTCCCCCCGTTCCGTCTCGCTCAGTTGTGGGATTCCCATGCTTTCTGATCTCAGGACGTTATTTCGAAGGCAAAGACCAAGGGAAACCGGTTCGGGACCTGCCGGCACTATTATTTTCCTGGACCGGTACCGTCGGGTATACCCTCCGACAGGCTAATTCATAACTTATGAGAGAAAGAAGAGAATCTCGACTCCGTAGGAAAAGTTCTTTCAAGGTCTCGACGCCTGAGGTCTCGGCTCTGTTTCATTCTCTTTTTACCGTGGAGCTTTGCACGGGGCTCAAAGGGAAGGTGTTGTAGATCGATATCTCGAAAATTGTGGAGTCTTCGAGCCTCGGGAGATTCCGGGAACTAGCGAAACATCGTGGAACTTGTGGATCACCGAACAGATCTTCTCGAAGTTTTCTTCCAAGTCTGTTCTTGAACATCCTTTACGAAGCACATTAGACCGTTCCCGTTTACTAAACGCGTATCaataatatatttgaatacaattCATAACGTGCTCTTAACTCACTGGGGAAATATTGTTGTACTGGCTTTTAGTCCAATTAATTGGAACAGCAGGTTTAAAACGATTATTGTTTGTGGgatgtttttaattttaataaatgagTCGAAGATGCAGAAGTAAAATTTGCTTTTTCGAAGAATGGGTTTACGGTTCGAAATTAGAGGTGTACGGTTCTATGTGTTTAATCAAAAGGTGCACGTTTAAAAATTTACAGGCTCGAAGAAGAAATATTAGAGAAGGATTGGAAAGGATGAAGAAGATTGATGTGCCGCGTGTTAATAGTTAGTTCGTGGTTAAATTACCTTCGGCTGCCTTCGTCGTTGAGGTCATCCGGCGACAGAGGAGTGACGATGAGAGAGTGCTCCTTCTGAATAATTATTTCCGGTTGTAGGTGGATCGTGTGCCGCTTGTGATAGAGGTCCTTACAAGAAGCTGAAGAGGATAGGCCGTTCCTCTTTCGACGACGGCCACTGGCGCCTAGATTTTGCAGGGCGCCCATAGATGGAAACCGGAAGCTCCATGCTATGCCTGAGGAATACGAAACCATCAATTATTTTCCTCATTTCAAACTTCGCTTACACGTGCAACCATTAAAACTTGTAAACACGATCAGAATACAATTAAGACTTCGACGATTGGGTCTCGACAAAATTCTTCAAAGTATAATTCATCAAAGAAAAAATGTATCTGCTACTTTCACtaagtttactcgatatatgtccaaaacacgggtctagccagggacatatatcggccaggagatgcaattccacgccgaacgtagaaaagaacagcggaaCTCTAGAGGTCTTCATGGCTCCTCataccctgcggcagtggggatagttctgggacttttatcggctaggaatttgggacatatatagagtaaatactgtaGGAACATTATCATAATTAAGGAACACATTCTATTTAATTTCGATTAATAACGAGGTATTCTAACAAATAACCGATTTATGGGAATCTCAAGttaaaaatcagaaaaaaatCGCATCTAAAAAGCTCCTACAAATTCTCAGAAAAATCAGATGATCGCCTAAACATTCCAGGGGCATATATCTCTCGATCCTCGATATTCAAGCATGCGATCACACTTCCATTCCAAGATCTCTGTCATTCGAGATCATCTCAATCCAAGAGTGCTCATTCGCGGGTTAAATCGTGTCAACGCACTGATTACGTCACAGAAACGCGTATCCAATCTCCCGAACAATTGTTACTGGCACCGACATGCGACAGAAGCCAGTCTTCTTCCACGAAGCGAATCCCCGACGACAAAGGAAGGAAAGAGATTCGATCATGTTAATGTTGACTGTGGCGATTTGGTATCACGTCTCGGTATCGTGCTGCCCGAACAGCATCGCGAAATGTTTATCGGAGTAACGCATAAACGATCAGCGAATGCCTTTTGTATGAGCCAGACCTGCCTTCTTGATCTTTTGCGGCGGACCCTCGATCGGGTTTCATTCGTGGATCACTTTTTCGAGCGTGGATTCCTCGCGTCGACCGCGATCCTGCGATCTCGACGAGTCTTCTTTCTTCGATCACGATTTTTGTTAGGTTCAAAACAATATTTGAGGTAGGTTTAGATCTTTCAATTTTTGATTCTTGATATTTTTGgactcgaatttttattttgttaaagtagaaatttctttttggAGTAGAAGTACGCTCCTTTTTCTTtgtatttcttttaattattcctTTAGTAGTTGtctcgtttttaaaatttttaatcaattttattttccaagTTGGAacatttaagaaaatattagcGCGTTCTTTGATTATTAGAAGAACAGAAAACTAGGATTTAAAGAAATCAAATTG from Halictus rubicundus isolate RS-2024b chromosome 8, iyHalRubi1_principal, whole genome shotgun sequence encodes:
- the LOC143356796 gene encoding breast cancer anti-estrogen resistance protein 3 homolog isoform X2, producing the protein MKPDRGSAAKDQEGIAWSFRFPSMGALQNLGASGRRRKRNGLSSSASCKDLYHKRHTIHLQPEIIIQKEHSLIVTPLSPDDLNDEGSRRSSEVKADEETEVARSEDQNSGSGESAGKRVDSGDYSNLPMEPPEESTRKLLERELRLLDPRDLRSHAWYHGSTLRGGRKGAETEVPNDGDFLVRDCASQPGNYVLTVRWKGQPLHFVINRVVIQPETVYERAQYQFEDEAFDTVADLITFYVGSGRPISQASGARIITPKPRSVPLTCVAAPTNSQHCSSPSSSSLSTGSPPRLPRKQQRSHSLTAQHHPSDQHDGRQAANQQPAPHVPVQSSTLPRVPPIQSQPPSCSLSLGRQKITRVISDPALQQQQQPPLQPPSLNHQNSLGTAPPKPPRIPYVPNHQHHGHHHHHHHHHHHQGYQASGSDSGNGSGDSEFETNNSGGTSNPSGSVPIKGVVIRSHYHASDGMNGNNGNEYELSAEEQLVVAAPSLEITTALDIEGFSTLLLPTGDHRPLDPTALRGVSGMLHDSAPRVLASHLTKIDLELALQPGSGNRNGLSGIELATLPHGRQARVDLIERSECLKLLVAVTVLAGATAIERAATISKWIKVAIDTKTALGNLYGFCGVMLGLCLPQIQRLANTWHLLRQKHTDEAFSFEAKLRPTLRAMNECTNPQAPNTTLPHLLPIALLGERGPEDVLGTAAPSSLTAAILSPWENSAPDCGLSIVWSHLETARKMAENLPLFRRNAEIALEGSRSDELLSDAFRTEFHIKFLWGSRGAAVAPEERHLKFTQVLDAMFEKCSSSEVTA
- the LOC143356796 gene encoding breast cancer anti-estrogen resistance protein 3 homolog isoform X4, which produces MGALQNLGASGRRRKRNGLSSSASCKDLYHKRHTIHLQPEIIIQKEHSLIVTPLSPDDLNDEGSRRSSEVKADEETEVARSEDQNSGSGESAGKRVDSGDYSNLPMEPPEESTRKLLERELRLLDPRDLRSHAWYHGSTLRGGRKGAETEVPNDGDFLVRDCASQPGNYVLTVRWKGQPLHFVINRVVIQPETVYERAQYQFEDEAFDTVADLITFYVGSGRPISQASGARIITPKPRSVPLTCVAAPTNSQHCSSPSSSSLSTGSPPRLPRKQQRSHSLTAQHHPSDQHDGRQAANQQPAPHVPVQSSTLPRVPPIQSQPPSCSLSLGRQKITRVISDPALQQQQQPPLQPPSLNHQNSLGTAPPKPPRIPYVPNHQHHGHHHHHHHHHHHQGYQASGSDSGNGSGDSEFETNNSGGTSNPSGSVPIKGVVIRSHYHASDGMNGNNGNEYELSAEEQLVVAAPSLEITTALDIEGFSTLLLPTGDHRPLDPTALRGVSGMLHDSAPRVLASHLTKIDLELALQPGSGNRNGLSGIELATLPHGRQARVDLIERSECLKLLVAVTVLAGATAIERAATISKWIKVAIDTKTALGNLYGFCGVMLGLCLPQIQRLANTWHLLRQKHTDEAFSFEAKLRPTLRAMNECTNPQAPNTTLPHLLPIALLGERGPEDVLGTAAPSSLTAAILSPWENSAPDCGLSIVWSHLETARKMAENLPLFRRNAEIALEGSRSDELLSDAFRTEFHIKFLWGSRGAAVAPEERHLKFTQVLDAMFEKCSSSEVTA
- the LOC143356796 gene encoding breast cancer anti-estrogen resistance protein 3 homolog isoform X1, whose amino-acid sequence is MGKTASKLKSKRSQSIAWSFRFPSMGALQNLGASGRRRKRNGLSSSASCKDLYHKRHTIHLQPEIIIQKEHSLIVTPLSPDDLNDEGSRRSSEVKADEETEVARSEDQNSGSGESAGKRVDSGDYSNLPMEPPEESTRKLLERELRLLDPRDLRSHAWYHGSTLRGGRKGAETEVPNDGDFLVRDCASQPGNYVLTVRWKGQPLHFVINRVVIQPETVYERAQYQFEDEAFDTVADLITFYVGSGRPISQASGARIITPKPRSVPLTCVAAPTNSQHCSSPSSSSLSTGSPPRLPRKQQRSHSLTAQHHPSDQHDGRQAANQQPAPHVPVQSSTLPRVPPIQSQPPSCSLSLGRQKITRVISDPALQQQQQPPLQPPSLNHQNSLGTAPPKPPRIPYVPNHQHHGHHHHHHHHHHHQGYQASGSDSGNGSGDSEFETNNSGGTSNPSGSVPIKGVVIRSHYHASDGMNGNNGNEYELSAEEQLVVAAPSLEITTALDIEGFSTLLLPTGDHRPLDPTALRGVSGMLHDSAPRVLASHLTKIDLELALQPGSGNRNGLSGIELATLPHGRQARVDLIERSECLKLLVAVTVLAGATAIERAATISKWIKVAIDTKTALGNLYGFCGVMLGLCLPQIQRLANTWHLLRQKHTDEAFSFEAKLRPTLRAMNECTNPQAPNTTLPHLLPIALLGERGPEDVLGTAAPSSLTAAILSPWENSAPDCGLSIVWSHLETARKMAENLPLFRRNAEIALEGSRSDELLSDAFRTEFHIKFLWGSRGAAVAPEERHLKFTQVLDAMFEKCSSSEVTA
- the LOC143356796 gene encoding breast cancer anti-estrogen resistance protein 3 homolog isoform X3: MDDVRSRIAWSFRFPSMGALQNLGASGRRRKRNGLSSSASCKDLYHKRHTIHLQPEIIIQKEHSLIVTPLSPDDLNDEGSRRSSEVKADEETEVARSEDQNSGSGESAGKRVDSGDYSNLPMEPPEESTRKLLERELRLLDPRDLRSHAWYHGSTLRGGRKGAETEVPNDGDFLVRDCASQPGNYVLTVRWKGQPLHFVINRVVIQPETVYERAQYQFEDEAFDTVADLITFYVGSGRPISQASGARIITPKPRSVPLTCVAAPTNSQHCSSPSSSSLSTGSPPRLPRKQQRSHSLTAQHHPSDQHDGRQAANQQPAPHVPVQSSTLPRVPPIQSQPPSCSLSLGRQKITRVISDPALQQQQQPPLQPPSLNHQNSLGTAPPKPPRIPYVPNHQHHGHHHHHHHHHHHQGYQASGSDSGNGSGDSEFETNNSGGTSNPSGSVPIKGVVIRSHYHASDGMNGNNGNEYELSAEEQLVVAAPSLEITTALDIEGFSTLLLPTGDHRPLDPTALRGVSGMLHDSAPRVLASHLTKIDLELALQPGSGNRNGLSGIELATLPHGRQARVDLIERSECLKLLVAVTVLAGATAIERAATISKWIKVAIDTKTALGNLYGFCGVMLGLCLPQIQRLANTWHLLRQKHTDEAFSFEAKLRPTLRAMNECTNPQAPNTTLPHLLPIALLGERGPEDVLGTAAPSSLTAAILSPWENSAPDCGLSIVWSHLETARKMAENLPLFRRNAEIALEGSRSDELLSDAFRTEFHIKFLWGSRGAAVAPEERHLKFTQVLDAMFEKCSSSEVTA